ttttaaactccgaataaaatcaaataataccaCACAAATAGGACGGGGACAGTATAATTTTTGATGACTAGGATTCTATTGAGCCCTTTTTGAAGCTTATGTTACGtccatctattttttaaattataccTGGGAGAATGTGGAATGGAAAATAGGGAGAGGAATACATATATGATAAATTGGTTTAGATAGCTATTGcctctttatatttatttatttatttatttatttttcttttgtgaattttaggattttgatttttgttagcTCCTTAAATAACTTGCCAAGAATGGAAacaaaatcattatttttctactcaatatttaaaataatattaacaaaatatttaACATACTTATTATTAGGTAATTACAAGTAACTTTTCATAGAAAGCATTAATTTGTAATAATCCTAAAAATGGTAACTAAccttttatttacatgttatcAAACTATACTAAGTTGGTTTAGTCTACTCTAATTTCGAGGTGCTCTTATATCCTCTATCTTTTAATAGTTGTGGAGAGCAATTATATGCAAAAGTTTCAGAACTTTTATTGGTAGATTTGCTTTTTAAGTTTTTCTATCTCAAATTGTGACTCTTTTCAATTATCTTGACAAATTGAATTTTGTTGACCTTGCTGTGTAGGTGATAAACTGGAGAAATCACTTGTTCTTTGTCTTCTTTATCAAGTCATTTTGATGGAACATAGACCTGATGATCCTGTATAttctttctcaatctttattattgttgttattattattattgctattactattgttattatagtaattttgttttgattttgtagtaacATTTAATAGAAGATAGATGTATTCTTGAATTGCTTTTAAATATTTCAGGTTTGCGTCATAAGAGTTGAAGTCGACTGTTGTGCAACATGTCAAATAAAGTTGAGGAAGATTCTATTGAGGATCAGTGGTACGATATTCTTATTAATTTGAGCATTAATTTGGTTAACGTTTTAATACAGCATGCCATTAATGTAAATAATAAACAAAAGGGGTGCTCGTGAGATGGTATTTAATTATTCTTACACTAATTAAGTAGAAGTATATCTTATTGACCTCAACCAACTTGGAATAGAGACGTATAAGCTATAGAGATGGTTAGAATTTTAACCTTATGAGTTTTGAATTCAAGTGATCGTGTTTTAGATTTAATTTGTGTCTACCAAATCCACTAGTTATACTATCTCACTCTCATAGTTGTGGTTTTTGTAGTCGtccaagttaaaatactttttttttacacAATCAAGTCACTTATGAGATAGATACATATAAATCTCTATTGAATATTCACCTTGTAAAAATGTGGAACTTACCTGCTATCACATATTTAACTGCAGTGATAGTGTAAAAGATTTTTGTGATATAAACTTAAATGCTTATACTGAAATCTTATGCTAGGTGTATTGGAAGTTTATTATGATCCAAAAACAAATTTGGCTACCATTAGAGGCAATTTTGATCCTTTGATGGTGATTGAGGCCATTAAGAGAAAAGGGAAGCATGCAGAGCTGATATCTTATTCCAAGAATCCTCTTTATGATCATCAAGCACATAATAGCACTAGTAGAAGCTCCAATCACCACTACAATAAAGAAGAGGCTGCTGCTTACTGTAACACTAAGGACAAGGGCAAAGCTAAAGTTGGTGAGAACAATCAAAGGAATGAACATTGTTGGAATGGTAGTAATAGTAGTAACTCCAATCACCACTACAATAAAGAAGAGGCTGCTGCTTACTGTAACACTAAGGACAAGGGCAAAGCTAAAGTTGGCGATAACAATAAAAGGAATGAACATTGTTGGAAtggtagtaatagtagtagtagtgatGATGAGAATTCTAATGATGATAATCACATTCATGAGTGTGAAGATTATGTCTCAGCAAAGAATAGCAAGTGTGAAGATTTTGTGTCAAACAAAAACACGAAAAAATATCATAAAGCTGAAGCTTATGTGCCCCCTAAAGGAGTTGATGAAGCCATCTGCAGGTATGGATTAGTGAGTCGAGTTAAATTTGAATGGATTAAAAGGAGTCATGATCCATCTTTCTAATGTTTTCTTGGATCAAAACGAGTTGAGATTGGTCAAATAGTGGCTACCCAACTCGTCCATCATGATCCTCCCTCCTATCGTTAtctgaaaaatattgatttttccgCATCTATTTGCAGGGATCGGTTCTGCAAAATACACAGAAGAGGTGGAGGCTTGCGAGACTATGTAACTCAAGAAGAAAGACAGAAAAAGTATGATATGTTTATGCAAATGGGAGGTCAGTACCCTGCAGGATTTTTCAATGGAGGAGCTACTGGTTATATGCCCCCTCCTTATCCGTATTATTGCCCGGATTATGGGTTTTATCAGCCAGGCCAACCCATGTCAGGGGTGTATGACTTCACTCGTTATTATGGTGACAAAGATTCTCGAACTTGCAGCATTGTGTAAAGCCCAAAATATGTCGAAGATTCTCTAGTTGATAATTTTAGCGTGGTTTTTCCACACAAGTTTATGCACTACTTTACAACTTATGATGTTTATactcttttgtttcttttttttttgcccaATGTAGTAGTTGTGATGAGCAAAAATTATGTATCATCATGTAACTATTGGTTAAGTGGCAAGTTTGCAGCCAAGCTGCAACATGAGCAGCTTTGCATGAAAATGACATTCTGGGCATTCTGGTATACGCATTTTCACAGCACTGTATTGCATTCTGGTATGGAAGGCCTAAAGCAAGTTCGAAGGAAATAAACAAATGAATACTTCGATTGTAATCTTTTACTGCTATTGGTGACTAAACAACTTAAAGTACGAGCCGTGTCTGAGAGACCGTCTTCTGATCTTCAGAAGTGGCATTAGAAACAGTCTTACTACTCCATAGGGAAGTGGCATTAGAAACAGTTTAAACTACTAACAAAGAATGTGGTACAGTGGATGAGATTGCTCCTACTTTAACTAGAGATCTCAGGTTTCAAGCCCTGAACACCAGATGggaaatgaaaaggaaaaaagaagtatCAACTAATAGTCTTTCAATATGGCAATATGCGTGTAGGAAAAGTTTGTACAAGCATATAGAATCTACAAAGTGGTTTTTAAAGTTATCCATGTAATAACCGGTCACCGGCCCCCGTCGCCGCACCGGTCACCggcccccgtcgccgtcgccgaccgtcggcgccgacccgGCCCGATCTCTGAGCCCGACCTCCGGCCCCCGGCGCCGACCTCCGGCGCCGCCcaaacggctctctctctctctctctctccctccctCTCGCACCGgtccccggtccccggcgccaACCGCCGGTCCCGACCGCCGGCCGCCCCACCCCCCACCCTTACCTGTCCTGTCCGTACCCCCCTGCCCCCCGCGGGGTACACCAGCCCTCCCCCCACCTCGGCCTTCAGCCAGCCAGCCGCCGCCCGGTCTCCAGCCGCCACCCGCCgctccgtctccagcagccgtagctccaagcgtaatccggtgacttctaacctttgttattttcgttatttcatattccattttattccattatttcatatttcattcttagtattatgctagtagtagcccctgtaccttgacttgcgtggaatttgtggacattgtctgttgtctgttgttgctgttgctgtggtcgtttcttccactgctttggattgggttattGGCTGGGAAACTATATTTGGGGCGGTGGGTGTTGAGTCCGGTggtgtttgccccctaattgagtatagttttgtttcgggagtattcctttgaatttgtgtgagccttgtatttccttgctgctgatttgatactaccaccgtgtatatctatatattttcctatactttcgtgtagtgctggctgtgggcggtaatgggtggatagggtcatgttcgAGGGGGGTGGggagtggggccgtggtgggggcgggggggggggagAGGGCGGGAGGGGAGGGGGGGCCaaggtttggggggggggggggggggtagggggGGGCgggacggtaggctgagggttgggtcttggaatatagggacccttcaaggtaagtctatagagcttgcgaagattcttaggaagaggaggatcaacattgcgtgtgtccaagagaccaagtgggtagggtctaaggctagggatgtggatggttacaagctatagtactctgggagcgacaggcgtaggaatggagttggcatcttagtagatgaagagcttagaggtcaggtagtggaggtgaagaggatcaacgataggttgatgactattaagttggttgttcgggggtttaccctgaacgtgtgtagtgcttatgcgccgcaagtgggatcggagggggaggagaagatgcggttttgggaggctttggaggaggtggtgagaggcgtgcctagttcggagaagattgtcgtagcaggggatttcaacgggcacatcggggcgctaccgggaggctttggtgacgtgcatgggggttttggttttggggagagaaatgacgagggggcgaccctactggagtttgcgagggcctttgggctggtggtggtgaactcgggcttcccgaagaaggacaaacacctgatcacctttcgaagcgcggtagccagaacccagattgactttttgttgcttaggaaaggggatagggcgttgtgtagagactgtaaagtcatcccgagtgagaatctttcgacccagcataggctcttggttatggatttgggtataaagaagaatagaaagaggaggactaaggagtgtagaccgagaattaagtggggcggcctgacgccagtgaatgcgtgggagataggggagaggttggcgtgaatgggggtgtgggagtgtaggggggacgtggatagtatgtgggacagggcggcaaggtgcatcagggagaatgcaagtgaggtgttgggtgtttctaggggccgggccgggcaccgtcggggggattagtggtggaatgaagaggtggagaagaaagtggggaccaagaaaggggcgtatgctaagttggtggaaagtaaggacgaagaggagaagcgggtaaacaggaaagagtacaagctagcgaggaaggaggcgaagtcagcagtcacggcagctaagacggtcgtttttgagagcttgtatgcagggttacaggagaaaggaggggagaaaaagttgtttagactcgctaaggctagggagaggaagggtcgtgacctcgatcaggtgaggtgcattaagggggaggacggtagagtgttggtggaggacggccatattaagaagagatggtagtcgtattttcataggctcttgaatgacgaagaggatagagctattgtgttaggggaactggagcactcagaggagtgtcgggattttagctattgtagacgttttaaggtagaagaggttagctattgtccgcaggatgcgaaggggtagggcgacgaggccggatgagataccggtggagttttggaagttcgttggagaggctggtgtaaggtggttgactagattgtttaatgaaatcttcaggacggcaaagatgcccgaggcgtggaggtggagtaccatggtccctctctataagaataagggggacattcagagttgcaataactatagggggattaagttattgagtcactctatgaagatctgggagagagtggtcgaggtgaggctgagacggatagtgtctatttcggaaaaccagttcggatttatgcccggccgctcgacgacggaggcaatccacctggtgcggaggttggtggagcagtatagggagcggaagaaggatctgcacatggtgtttattgatctggAGAaagcatacgacaaagtccccagggaggtgctttggagatgcttggaggtgagtggagtaccgctggcatataccagagtaattaaagatatgtatgatggagcgaaaacccaggtgaggacgacgggaggagactcagagcatttcactgtcctgacaggattgcaccagggatctcctcttagtccctttttgtttgcgttggtgatggatgtgttgacgcggcgcattcaaggggaggtgccgtggtgtatgctttttgcagacgatgtagttctgatagatgagactcgagggggtgtgaatgacaaattagaggtgtggaggcaaactcttgagtctaaagggttcagggtgagcagaagcaagacagagtatgtggaatgcaagcttaatgacgtgaggcgggagaatgaggtagtagtgaagctggaagcacaggaggtatgtaagagggataagttcaagtatcttgggtccgtgatccagagtaacggtgagattgacgaggatgtctcgcaccgtattggggcgggatggatgaagtggaaactcgcgtcgggggtgctgtgtgataagaaggtgccgcccaagcttaaaggcaaattctacagggtggtagtccgtccggccttattgtatggagcggagtgttggccagttaagaactcccacatccagaaaatgaaggtggcagaaatgcggatgttgcgctggatgtgtggactgactagaggggatagagttcggaatgagaatatccgggagaaggttggtgtgacttcagtggagtgcaagatgcgggaagcacgattgagatggttcggacacgtgaagaggaggggcatggacgccccggtccgtaggtgtgagaggctagcgttggatggttttaggcggggtaggggtaggccgaagaagtactggggcgaggtgattaggcgggacatggaacagttacagctcaccgaggacatgaccctagataggaaggtctggagggcgcgaatttcggcagaggattagggccagtttaggtcgctagtgtagggaattacttggtgggggttttattcctgttatgattccgtcttccgtgttccatgttttattacgaatctgtgtgctttcctttgctttcctctgttttatattacttatgggtgccgtatttatgttatgtaatctgcttctgtgctttactatgtgtttgtgtggtatctcgtgtcttgagccggaggtctatcggaaacatcctttctacttcatcagaagtagaggtatggactgcgtacatcttaaccccccagaccccactaggtgggaatacactgggtttgttgttgttgttgttgttgtagtgtaTCCAAAGATACAATGCTGATTTTGGTCCATGTAAAGTGTAGTTCCGTCTAATATTGAGTCTCAAATTAGAGTAACCTCTTGTGCAGTGTCATGTACTTAATCACATTTGATATTTCTGAAAAATCCCCCTGACGAACAAATTAGAGCCGAGATACCCTACAGCACCTGCAGTTTCTACAACGTCAAGCAAGAAACAATGATCGAGTAAATACTCGAGTTAATCAGAGGGAAAAGAGTTCAAGTAAGAGGGAGATGGATGTACGATCTCAAAATACAGATCTACCAAAATGCAAATGAAACTAAGAGAGCTTACCACATAGGATGCCGACACCAATGCAGAACATAAGAGTGTAGCCAACGTAAATGCTGGTCTGGAAGAGATCAGACGTCTTAGTCTTTGCAAGATAGTAATATATAGCATATTGTGGTGGAGGCAGCCGAGAAGGATGAAGTCCATTGCCAATGATAGTTCTCCGCGTTCAGCAACAAGTATGTTCCGAAGATTGTCATACAAACAGTGACAATGATCAGAACAATGAACACAAGGAGCATGGATCCATACACATAATAGTGCACCTTTCAAAAATATTCTGAGACATATAAGTAGATGAACTCTTCTGAATCTCCAGCACAATTGAGAAGAAAGTAGTAAATGTCATTGACTACAGGTAGTCTTCACCTGAATTGGACTACATATAATGTTTTGAGTTAATTGCAAGACAATATCTGGCTTCCAACCTTATAGAACAAACAACTAAAAGAGTTGAGATATCCTGTCCATACATGTTAATATAttcttttttgagaaaaatgtgcTTGACAAAAAGTAAATGCGCCTTCGATCTTACTAAAACTGATATTTTCAAGCCAATATCTTTGTCTTTTCAGTGTTTTCCTCTGGAGAAGAGCTCAAGTTAGAAACAGAAAACTTTTCATGTATGGACCCCAAATGACTAAAGAAGGAAATAGAAGAAGGTGGAGAATGAAACATCTATTACTAAAGAATAAAACTAAAATGATTACTCATAATGCATCCATTTGCACTTGTTCATATTTCTTGCTAAAATAAAATGAGTCTAAAATATTGCTAAAAGGATGGCAGGAACAAATTGCGCATCAGAAGTATCTAAAGATATGTTTTTCTAGATACCAAAAAGAATAATTACCATGTATTTCCACAAGGAAGAGAAGACGAAATATATCTCAGTAAAAATGCTTGCAAAGGGCAGAAGACCCCGCACGAGAGAATTTACAGATGGTCTAAGGTACCGCTTCTTCTCAGGGATAGGACGAGGGATATTAATAACACGGCATGGATTGTTTGGCATACCACTCCAGTTTCTTCCAACAACGGTACCAAGGAGGGACAGGGGCAACGAGATAAAAGCCCAGATAACAAAAACAACTACAACGGTGCCAAGGGGAATCCTAGCTATTGATCCATAAAATATGGCAATGGTATTTAGAATGAACCCTATCCCAAAGCACAAAAAGGGGAAAAGTGATGCTGTAAGAACCATTGATTTTGCGCAGTTTTCACCTGAAAAGATTCAAAGAAAGAGAAAGCCTTCAATTGATAAATGATCCATCTGCTACACAGGCAAATTTGATTATGCTAACCTACTGCTACAAGAGGAAACAACAAATGAGACATCAGGGAGAGGAGCACATACCAGCGTTACGAGAGTACAGTCCATCACTCACATATCCCGAGATGAATGATATAAGAGCATAACATACGATAAAGGTTGTAACAATTGCTCTTCTCCTAAACCATATAATTTACAGCAGATAAATAATTACTGCAGCATGagaaaagaatgagaaacattATAAATGCAGTAGTGCTGAgcatatactccctccgtcccaatttAAGTATTAAGTGTCTTCGTTTGACTGGGAACgggagtttaaaaaataaagtgaCATTATTAAAACGTGTGGTCTTAAGCTTGCCAAATAGTACATGATGTTGGAATTGGAAATCTTATTAATAGAAAATGAACAATATAAATTAATTACAAAGAGCCCATAGTGAGGTTGATGCAGATAACGGAATGAAGATCAGTTGGTTGGTGGGTGCAGAAAGCTGCTGATGAATGAAAGAACAAAAGAAATGCAGTCTCTACACTCCAGAACTGCAATTTTGACATCTGGTATGTAGAATGAGCAGCACAGGTTGCAAAGATACCTCATGTACATCTTTCAAAGGTAGGAAGATATAATGACAAGGAGAACAAGTGTTGCAAGCTGAGCACCAGTCCTAACAACTGCTGAAAGCAAAGCCAGATTTTGTGGAGGTCGGAAGACGTTATCATGAACAAGTTTCCAACCAGACTCTTCAATTACATCCTTTACCTATACAAGAAGTCAACCAACAAAACAACCCAAATTAGCATTTTTCCAATTGGGATATGCCACTGGAAATAGGTTCATGCAAATACTTGATTAATTGGAAGAAAAAGCTTTACCGCAGTCTCCACATCGTCATTTTCACAAGCATATTTTGCATAATCATTCCGAAGAGTGTGCATCAAAATCAGACATTAATCCAGCGAGGAAAATTACCATCACGATAGAATTGAATATAGAGAACCAATGAATCTGCAAAAGGAATAGCACGCCTTAGGAGCTGGGGACATGAAGACCTTTCTGGAGTTAATGAGGACTAACTGCCTAAATTTTTTATCTGCTTTCTCATTAATATTTTGCTTCAATGAAAAGCAGAAGATAACTAAGTTTTGATAAACACATTTTGCAGAACCACTTTTGGGGCCAAAAGTCTCTCTTTTAACTGCTACTACTACTACGCCTCAATCTCGCCTACGTCCTAACATGTTTAGAATAGAAGGAACATAGATTTATCTCTATACAAATTTCAGTTCTGTTCGCTACTTCTTGTGGTCAAGACCTCCATTAGCTCTATAAGTTGACAGCGCATAAACGACAGTAACCGcttcttggggggggggggggggggggggcgtcAGTCACAGTTGTTTTGTTGCTTTAATCAAATTCTTCCATGAAAAAACCATTATGCAAGTAAGCAAGTGCATGGCACAGACTATATATGGTACCACATGctatcatatcatcaatagacaGTGTCAATGAATTCTAAATGTTGATAAAGAATAATCATACTACCACTAAAAGCTTCCACTTGAGTACCTAATATAATAGGCTAGTAGATTGGTATGTACCTCGTTCTCAAAAAACTACATTCAGGACTGGGTTGAATCTATCTAGAATCGATTGAAGCCATTTAACATAATATGTCATGTCCAAGACCCTTCCTTCCTCCAATGTCTTTGGGATCTCTTGAGACAGTTGGACATAAATGATCTAATGGAGTGAAAATATAGTTAGATTGTCAACACTAAGTTGCAGATCATCGACTAAGAACTAAAAACAAAATAGCTATCTGGTCTGTATTGTACTGAATATCAAGCCTCATGTGTGTGAACATTACATGCTCGGAATCTCCATTTCTGTCAGGATGCAGATAGCCCACAAAACCTGAATTTCCCTTATACCAAGCgagtttttatttatattataactGTACGTGGTAATGAGAAGCATTTGGAGACAAGCTAGTTAAGAACATACCGCACATTGGCAAATTATCTGAAGCCAGGAGGGAGGAAGTCACAAGTCATAACCCAAAAAAGAggcaaagagagaaaaaagtagaaattagtacACTTTAAATAGCAGATGTACTGTTGAAAAGAATTAAGAGTATCATAGAGATGTCATGAAGCACTGTACccataaaaaaatcaaaccaatacgAGTTGTCAATTGCATACTTAAACTGTGCTATTTTTGGTGCATCCAATTTAAGTTTACAAATTGATCTTTTCTCCACATCTCTTGTTGAAAGAAAATGGATAGTAGTAAAAAGAAGTGTTTCAAAGCATGGAAGCTCCATTGTGAAGAGTTGAAGAACAGACTCTTCAACTTAATGACAATCCGGCCATTAATAAGATCGTTTCGTCCAAGAACCTCACCAAGGACACCATACTTTTGATCAGCATCAGCAGGATGATAATATGAGAAGGCTGTAAAAAGTGTAGGGGTCTCTTGTCACTTGTGGATTATTAAATGGTCCAGCTTTTTTACCCATAGAGCGACAGAATCATCTTCGTGATACTGCAACAAACAGCAGAAAGTCATACACCAATTAGATAATCCATAAACAAGATTCTTGCAAGTTTTAAATGTACAATTAATATAGGTGTTTAGGCAAACTTAAGAACGGCTCATTAGGTTTCTAGGAATCACACGAAGATCCATCATGCTGAATGTAGGAAATGGAGTCAAACAGTGGCTCCTTCATGGTGATTTTGATGTTCCTATTGAACCTAGTTTGATGAAACAACACTGTATACATACTTATACAGTATAGatacattatttaaatattatatatatacactattatACATGGTTATACAAGTTTACACATGTATCTACATTAAGTGTATAACATTGTATACCGTGTAAAGCTCTTGACCCGGAGGATTTATTCACACACATTTTGAGCTCCTATGGATATAATGCAAGAATATGAGCTatgtaaatataattatttttattgtgtaaaatatttttgtaaaaatgcTAAAAGTCAATGTGCTTTTAATTTTGAATTCGGCTCAATTAAGACAGAAATAAGGCATTCGGCCAAACCCAACAACCTCAAACCCATAACTATAGAAACTGACTCTAGTACTGTTATCCATATGCTTGCTAATGATCATCCCTCGTGCCATAACATAATTGTTGAGTGCAGATCACTAATGGAGGACATGCAGGCAGCAACACCATCTCAGATCTTCAGGGAGCAGAACTCGCAAGGAGCTAAAATGTGCAAACATGGCATCCCCTAAGTTATTTTGGCAAACACCCCATTTTGTAACTTCTCTTGTACAAGCAGACATAGATGGCCGTTTAGCCCATCGAATAATTTCTAATGCTTCAATTATCCTACAGGGACGGGATGTGGCCCTGAACAATTTGTTTTTGGCTCCCTCATCACTGAGGAGCACAACTCTCCAATCTCTTAATGAAAACatctttttaaccaaaaaaaaaaaaaggcattaAATTGAACTCTTCTTTGGTGTTATGGTAAATGCAATTCCAATTGTTCATTCTACTTGTACTTGTTTCAAGACTGTACATACTTTGACAATACCAGGGCATGCTATGAAAAAAGAACAGATGGTGAAAATGGGGTTTGGTGCACTAACAGTCAAGTTATGCATGGGACCGGGGAAGGATAGGACTACCAGAGTCTATTGTATTGTATGCCTTAATTGTTCAGAGGCAAGCCCTTGCTAGTGTGTTGTGTCAGTCTATGTTTTTGAATTGACAAAGTGAGGAAACGGGCAACTCTTGTTCCACCCTGTTTTGTCTTTGGATTGGAAATTTTGTAACACAAGACTTTTGACTTTCAGTGCATATAACTGCTTGAAATTTCAGACCCTCCACCCAACCCAaccaaaaatagtattttcttatcttattttatgcGTCATTATTGaatacgaaatttaaaaaataaataataattttgtaataTTCAACATCAAGACGTTTAATGAataattgaaatataaatttcttaaaataatatctAATGTAAGCAGGGGCGGAGCTACCCATTACCGAGGGGTTCATCTGAATTCcattcgacgaaaaattatactatatatgcatggttcaaattatcttttatatatatatattagacgTTGAATCCCTTCGGTTAATTTGAATGTTCATTTATGAACTCCTTAGTGAATATCCTGGCTTCACCACGGGATGTAAGCATACTTGTGGTGGCtctcaattaattattttttttgtttttcaatacTCCAATAACTGCTCCCTCCATTCGCTTAAACTTCTCATATTTTGATTTGTCAcatctattaaaaaataattattgacatgattattttattataatattcttattaaataatatttattattgtgtcatgaaattaatttagaaaaaaattagtcaatataagggtaaaatagaaaaataaaagttatgtttttaatatattaaaaataataagtaaaaataaatatttatttaggaaATAAGTACCAAGCAAGTTCAAAATGTATTTCCTCCTAAATACTAtgtttattttaaattagttgtCTATTTTCACAAATTAAAAGTGTTTTATTACTCTTTGTTTATATTatcctcaatattaattaactaaagaaaaaaaataataattaaatttagaatttCAAGTTATTAATAGAATtaattttgacttgacacatataaaaaataataaataaatgaataattttactatatcacttttaaatataataattttttttttgctttaaagaaTGTAATGAATGATGtatttaatattaagaat
The Capsicum annuum cultivar UCD-10X-F1 chromosome 6, UCD10Xv1.1, whole genome shotgun sequence DNA segment above includes these coding regions:
- the LOC107855825 gene encoding uncharacterized protein LOC107855825, whose amino-acid sequence is MEHRPDDPVCVIRVEVDCCATCQIKLRKILLRISGVLEVYYDPKTNLATIRGNFDPLMVIEAIKRKGKHAELISYSKNPLYDHQAHNSTSRSSNHHYNKEEAAAYCNTKDKGKAKVGENNQRNEHCWNGSNSSNSNHHYNKEEAAAYCNTKDKGKAKVGDNNKRNEHCWNGSNSSSSDDENSNDDNHIHECEDYVSAKNSKCEDFVSNKNTKKYHKAEAYVPPKGVDEAICRDRFCKIHRRGGGLRDYVTQEERQKKYDMFMQMGGQYPAGFFNGGATGYMPPPYPYYCPDYGFYQPGQPMSGVYDFTRYYGDKDSRTCSIV